A window of the Desulfurobacterium atlanticum genome harbors these coding sequences:
- a CDS encoding ABC transporter ATP-binding protein, with the protein MRKDIKFLLLILKKDWKLVALAIFGSILESIGLAGLAYIVKNVVDDVFIAKSYEKLVVVVSILLLLAVSKQIGFFLKNYIYPLVIFKAVKDLRKKMHEKIINAEPSFLRKISPGDLISRATTDLEKFAEISSTIGTNIITETFTVIGVIIVLIYRDWRMFLIFTIIIPFLSLALDFLGNKRKKYSQKQQESFSDYIQHLNQIISGFEVVKLFKKTIFFKVFERINETLFERQKKSKFYETVYLSTTEILAYAATGGIIFYGGIRIIKGEITPGDFFSFLGGVLIIINSMQILQRGIINLKALSPVIERIQFILNIPEEKAEGADFNGLKDKIEYKNVNVIIGNNHILKDINFTVRKGEKIGIVGLTGSGKSTLVKILPGLVKEYAGEVLIDGTELKKYSLPSIRNRIGMISQEVFIFNDTLRNNLLVAKPDATDEELIEALKKAKANFVFKLEHGLDTVLGEKGSRLSGGERQRIAIARIFLKNPDILIIDEATSALDVETEEYVMEEIKNHFKDKTILMITHRLKTLKIANRIIVMENGKIVEEGTKDELIAKKGAFYKFCTISETEN; encoded by the coding sequence ATGCGAAAAGATATAAAGTTCCTTCTCCTCATCCTAAAAAAAGATTGGAAGTTAGTTGCTCTGGCAATATTTGGTTCTATTCTTGAATCTATAGGACTTGCGGGACTTGCATATATTGTAAAAAATGTTGTTGATGATGTATTTATAGCCAAAAGCTACGAAAAGCTTGTTGTAGTTGTATCTATTCTTCTACTTCTTGCAGTCTCAAAACAGATAGGATTCTTTCTTAAAAATTATATCTATCCCCTTGTAATATTTAAAGCAGTTAAAGATTTAAGAAAAAAAATGCATGAAAAAATAATAAACGCAGAACCTTCTTTTTTAAGGAAAATTTCCCCTGGTGACCTTATAAGCAGAGCAACCACAGACCTTGAAAAATTTGCAGAAATATCCTCCACAATAGGAACAAACATAATCACAGAAACATTTACAGTAATAGGAGTCATAATAGTTCTCATCTACAGAGACTGGAGAATGTTTCTTATTTTTACAATAATAATCCCCTTTCTAAGTCTGGCTTTAGATTTTCTCGGAAACAAAAGAAAAAAATACTCTCAAAAACAGCAGGAAAGTTTTTCAGATTACATCCAGCACCTGAATCAGATAATTTCAGGCTTTGAAGTTGTAAAGCTGTTTAAAAAGACCATCTTTTTCAAAGTTTTTGAAAGAATAAATGAAACTCTATTTGAAAGGCAGAAAAAAAGTAAGTTCTACGAAACAGTTTATCTATCAACAACAGAAATACTGGCATACGCAGCCACAGGTGGAATAATATTTTACGGTGGAATAAGAATCATAAAAGGAGAGATAACACCGGGAGATTTCTTCTCTTTCCTCGGTGGAGTTTTGATAATTATTAACTCTATGCAGATTCTACAAAGAGGCATCATAAACCTAAAAGCTTTATCCCCTGTAATTGAAAGAATCCAGTTTATTCTTAATATTCCTGAAGAAAAAGCTGAAGGAGCAGATTTTAACGGGTTAAAGGACAAAATTGAATATAAAAATGTCAATGTAATAATAGGTAACAACCATATTCTGAAAGATATAAATTTTACAGTTAGAAAGGGAGAAAAAATAGGAATAGTTGGATTAACCGGTTCAGGAAAATCTACCCTTGTAAAAATTCTACCGGGACTTGTTAAAGAATATGCAGGAGAAGTTTTAATAGATGGAACTGAACTAAAAAAATATTCACTTCCAAGTATAAGGAACAGAATAGGCATGATATCCCAGGAAGTGTTCATTTTCAACGATACACTTAGAAACAACCTTTTAGTGGCCAAACCTGACGCAACAGATGAGGAACTTATAGAAGCCCTTAAAAAGGCAAAAGCTAACTTTGTTTTTAAACTTGAACACGGCCTTGATACGGTGCTTGGTGAGAAAGGATCAAGACTTTCTGGTGGAGAGCGGCAAAGAATAGCAATAGCACGAATATTCCTTAAAAATCCAGATATTCTCATAATTGATGAAGCTACATCAGCCCTTGATGTTGAAACCGAAGAGTACGTTATGGAAGAGATAAAAAACCACTTTAAAGATAAAACCATTCTTATGATAACCCACAGATTAAAAACCCTTAAAATAGCTAACAGAATAATAGTTATGGAAAACGGAAAAATTGTGGAAGAGGGAACAAAAGATGAGCTTATTGCTAAAAAGGGAGCTTTTTATAAATTTTGCACAATATCAGAAACAGAAAATTAA
- a CDS encoding CoB--CoM heterodisulfide reductase iron-sulfur subunit B family protein, whose amino-acid sequence MRIGFYRGCCFQGLDFILFDVIKKVFSVFGVELPEVRKTICCGGNVIDEESRFLSTLINARNIAAAEKENLDLLISCNTCFMVINRAKKLLDSSETVKKKVNKILEEENLYYSGEKKIWHIMPFIVEKIGFEKLSEYIKISLPYRFAPYYGCHLKYPEKIAKHGSLEKIIELCGGTPIRYKEEDACCGYHSIYTDKATALKKIKRIVNSMKEAEAEFIVTPCPLCFKGFDMMQKEAKVEREIPVLFLPELIALSLGFSHEDSGIIYHKIPVKL is encoded by the coding sequence ATGCGAATAGGCTTTTATAGAGGTTGCTGTTTTCAAGGACTTGATTTTATTCTGTTTGATGTAATTAAAAAAGTGTTTTCCGTATTTGGAGTTGAACTTCCTGAAGTAAGGAAAACCATATGTTGCGGTGGAAACGTTATAGATGAAGAAAGCAGATTTTTATCTACACTAATAAACGCAAGAAATATTGCAGCAGCTGAAAAAGAGAATCTTGACTTATTAATAAGCTGTAATACATGTTTTATGGTAATCAACCGTGCAAAGAAACTTTTAGATAGCAGCGAAACTGTAAAAAAAAAGGTTAACAAAATTCTTGAGGAGGAGAACCTTTACTATTCAGGAGAGAAAAAAATCTGGCACATTATGCCTTTCATAGTTGAAAAAATAGGATTTGAAAAGCTATCCGAATATATAAAAATTTCTCTTCCCTACAGATTCGCCCCTTACTACGGTTGCCACCTCAAATATCCTGAAAAGATTGCAAAACATGGAAGTCTTGAAAAAATTATAGAATTATGCGGTGGAACACCAATTCGCTATAAGGAAGAAGACGCCTGTTGCGGATACCATTCAATTTATACAGACAAAGCAACAGCCCTCAAGAAGATAAAAAGAATCGTTAACAGTATGAAAGAAGCAGAAGCCGAGTTTATAGTTACTCCGTGCCCCTTGTGTTTCAAGGGGTTTGATATGATGCAGAAAGAAGCAAAAGTTGAAAGAGAGATTCCAGTCCTCTTCTTACCAGAACTTATAGCTCTTTCCCTTGGATTTTCTCATGAAGATTCAGGAATAATTTACCACAAAATACCGGTGAAACTGTAA
- a CDS encoding succinate dehydrogenase/fumarate reductase iron-sulfur subunit yields MKEIKVKIFRTKKGKKVRYDIFKVPFKEGITILDLLNYIKENIDPSLTFRAFCRSGVCGSCTVRVNGKPLLACKTQIKEIVDEFEVEKLIIEPIDGFKIIKDLVVDIEGKQDTLRRFKLWLENKIPPENEEFKISPDEVEKYSKETDCILCLTCCSVCETLKENTPFAGPFAFVKTYRFIADSREKEETHKERVKIALNASVWSCVQCQKCVAFCPKNIAPAHDIQKIRNETVKLGHKETPGARKLSHYLNWVYATGQINRLYLPLDVYDNEKAVRDFINFCKEHGVEIWEIPHLPDGFLALRDLIIRALIEEGDIESINFKKIRQIDEKIEKLLKGDNKCE; encoded by the coding sequence GTGAAGGAAATAAAGGTAAAGATCTTCCGAACGAAGAAAGGGAAAAAAGTTAGATATGATATATTTAAAGTTCCATTTAAAGAAGGTATCACCATCTTAGACCTCCTTAACTACATAAAAGAAAACATAGACCCTTCTCTTACTTTTAGAGCCTTCTGCAGGAGCGGAGTGTGCGGGTCATGTACAGTAAGAGTTAATGGAAAACCACTACTTGCATGTAAAACCCAAATCAAAGAAATAGTTGATGAATTTGAAGTTGAAAAACTTATAATTGAACCAATAGACGGCTTTAAAATAATAAAAGACCTTGTGGTGGATATTGAAGGAAAGCAGGATACACTTAGAAGATTTAAACTGTGGCTTGAAAATAAAATCCCTCCTGAAAATGAAGAATTTAAAATATCTCCCGATGAGGTGGAAAAATACTCTAAAGAAACCGACTGTATTTTATGCCTTACCTGTTGTAGCGTGTGTGAAACTTTAAAAGAAAATACTCCTTTTGCCGGACCTTTTGCATTTGTGAAAACCTATCGGTTTATAGCAGATTCACGAGAAAAGGAAGAAACCCATAAAGAACGTGTGAAAATAGCACTAAACGCCTCTGTATGGTCATGTGTTCAGTGTCAAAAATGTGTTGCTTTTTGCCCTAAAAACATAGCACCAGCACACGACATTCAAAAAATCAGAAATGAAACTGTAAAGCTCGGACACAAAGAAACCCCCGGTGCACGTAAATTGTCACATTACTTGAACTGGGTCTATGCAACAGGGCAGATAAATAGACTGTATCTTCCTCTTGATGTATATGATAATGAAAAAGCTGTCCGCGACTTTATAAATTTCTGTAAAGAGCATGGAGTTGAAATCTGGGAAATTCCTCATCTTCCTGATGGCTTTTTGGCATTAAGGGATCTTATAATACGGGCTTTAATAGAAGAAGGAGACATTGAAAGCATTAATTTTAAAAAGATAAGACAAATAGATGAAAAGATAGAAAAACTCCTTAAAGGAGACAATAAATGCGAATAG
- a CDS encoding ArnT family glycosyltransferase, giving the protein MKRKIPITLKKTPEIDNKTLKLFIMGFLIAAIINMWLFSLRHEEPRRGIVALEMLFRHNFLQPTVLMVPYFRKPPLHNWIILLFSGFNPKFINEFTMRLPSLITTVLTASGIYMFSKKFLREKVAVLSSIIFLTIGLVSIEYSTKCEPDMIFTFFVFLSISLWYTFFEKGEKLKGWILGYLFSSLAFLTKGLPGLAFFLISVFTILFYRKQWKEFFQPAHFLGAIIGISPFVMWVVSISPEKALLTLWKEAARRTALTNSLLKTLKGMALFFPMLFYALIPWSAAMAFEFYKKRVNCNFKYLKNNKFLKEIALLIVANLILYFLSPRTRMRYLIPIFPFISIIFSSILYEKTVNFKRGVAFMQFLMDVLLFIGIIGTIWLTLRTDIALNATIFFLIVAYFVYFYFMKRIDVTNFVLILGCAMLIVRGFYSSYYLSVAEFKRPNYRKVSMEIAKLTQGKSLYTITPDTKIGFYVEKSRQLPLPFKNYRAIPVNALFISENSPKGKVIKEFKLGKKTFYLCKKQ; this is encoded by the coding sequence ATGAAAAGAAAAATTCCCATAACACTAAAGAAAACTCCTGAAATAGACAACAAAACTTTAAAACTATTCATTATGGGCTTTCTTATAGCTGCCATCATTAATATGTGGCTATTTTCCCTAAGACATGAAGAGCCACGGAGAGGTATAGTAGCCTTAGAAATGCTGTTCCGCCACAATTTCCTTCAACCAACGGTTTTAATGGTCCCATATTTTAGAAAACCTCCACTACATAACTGGATAATACTTCTATTTTCCGGCTTTAATCCTAAATTTATAAATGAATTCACAATGCGTTTACCTTCTCTTATAACAACGGTTCTAACAGCTTCCGGCATCTATATGTTTTCTAAAAAATTCCTGCGGGAAAAAGTGGCAGTTTTATCCTCCATTATTTTCCTGACCATCGGACTTGTATCAATAGAATATTCAACAAAATGTGAACCGGACATGATATTCACCTTTTTTGTATTTTTATCAATATCTCTATGGTACACATTTTTTGAAAAAGGAGAAAAGTTAAAAGGCTGGATTTTAGGTTACCTGTTTTCATCTTTAGCGTTTTTAACAAAAGGACTACCGGGGTTAGCTTTTTTCCTGATATCAGTCTTCACTATTCTTTTCTATAGAAAACAGTGGAAAGAATTTTTTCAACCAGCCCATTTTCTCGGTGCAATCATAGGTATATCTCCTTTTGTTATGTGGGTAGTATCAATTTCTCCTGAAAAAGCTCTTTTAACCTTGTGGAAAGAAGCAGCAAGAAGAACTGCCCTAACAAACTCTCTATTAAAAACATTAAAAGGAATGGCCTTATTCTTTCCGATGCTTTTTTATGCTTTAATTCCCTGGTCAGCAGCAATGGCGTTTGAATTTTACAAAAAGAGGGTAAATTGCAATTTTAAATATTTAAAAAATAACAAATTTTTAAAAGAAATAGCTCTTTTAATTGTGGCCAACCTTATTCTATATTTTTTATCCCCCAGAACTCGCATGAGATATCTCATTCCTATATTTCCTTTTATCTCCATAATTTTTTCATCCATTTTGTATGAAAAAACTGTTAACTTTAAAAGAGGCGTCGCTTTTATGCAATTTTTAATGGATGTATTACTTTTCATTGGAATAATTGGCACAATATGGTTAACATTAAGAACAGATATAGCACTAAACGCAACAATATTTTTCTTGATAGTCGCTTATTTTGTTTATTTCTACTTTATGAAAAGGATAGATGTAACGAATTTCGTTCTTATTTTAGGATGTGCAATGCTTATAGTAAGAGGATTTTACAGTAGTTATTATCTATCGGTTGCAGAGTTCAAACGTCCCAATTACAGAAAAGTCTCCATGGAGATAGCAAAGTTAACGCAGGGAAAGTCACTTTACACTATTACTCCTGATACTAAAATAGGATTTTACGTAGAAAAAAGCAGACAACTTCCACTTCCATTTAAAAACTATAGAGCCATTCCTGTAAACGCTCTTTTTATCTCGGAAAATTCTCCAAAAGGAAAAGTTATAAAAGAGTTTAAACTTGGAAAGAAAACTTTCTATCTTTGCAAAAAGCAATAA
- a CDS encoding glycosyltransferase family 2 protein, protein MREKKLSIVIPLYNEEENVNELYNRLKEVLDALPYDYEIIFVDDGSTDRTVEKLEEIAKKDSKVKVVEFARNFGQTPAMMAGMDIASGDVIITMDGDLQNDPVDIPRLLEKIDEGYDVVSGWRKNRKDATVSRKIPSKIANWLIGKLTGVRIHDYGCSLKAYRSNVIKRIRLYGEMHRFIPAVVSTVTSPDKIIEIPVRHHPRKYGKSKYGISRTFKVIVDLFYVWFVKKYMQKPIHFFGGIGLFLLFVGLTFFLYLLSVKLLGNPIGGRPLLVISVMCIIAGLQMLTTGIISEILMRIYYESQQKKPYVIRRVLNGEEN, encoded by the coding sequence ATGAGAGAGAAAAAACTTTCTATAGTGATACCTCTTTATAATGAGGAAGAAAATGTTAACGAGCTTTATAACAGGTTGAAAGAGGTTCTTGATGCTCTTCCTTACGACTATGAGATTATTTTTGTAGATGATGGGAGTACAGATAGAACAGTAGAAAAACTTGAAGAGATAGCGAAAAAAGATTCTAAAGTGAAAGTTGTTGAGTTTGCGAGAAATTTTGGTCAGACACCTGCAATGATGGCTGGAATGGATATAGCTTCTGGTGATGTTATTATCACCATGGATGGAGATTTGCAGAACGATCCTGTTGATATTCCAAGGCTTCTTGAGAAGATTGATGAAGGCTATGATGTTGTAAGTGGCTGGAGAAAAAACAGGAAAGATGCCACTGTATCAAGAAAAATTCCTTCAAAAATTGCAAACTGGCTGATAGGTAAGCTTACAGGCGTAAGGATTCACGATTATGGATGTTCTTTAAAAGCGTATAGAAGCAATGTTATAAAAAGGATTCGTCTTTACGGTGAAATGCATAGGTTTATCCCTGCAGTTGTTTCTACCGTTACTTCTCCAGATAAAATAATAGAAATTCCTGTTAGACACCATCCCCGTAAATATGGAAAATCAAAATATGGTATTTCAAGAACTTTTAAGGTGATTGTTGATCTTTTTTATGTTTGGTTTGTTAAAAAATATATGCAGAAACCGATCCATTTTTTTGGAGGAATAGGTCTTTTTCTACTTTTTGTGGGTCTTACTTTTTTTCTATACCTTTTGAGTGTTAAACTTCTGGGTAATCCAATAGGCGGCAGGCCTCTTCTGGTTATTTCTGTTATGTGTATAATTGCAGGTCTTCAGATGCTTACTACGGGAATAATAAGTGAAATTTTGATGAGAATATACTATGAGTCCCAGCAGAAAAAGCCTTATGTTATAAGGAGAGTTTTAAACGGTGAAGAAAACTAA
- a CDS encoding lysylphosphatidylglycerol synthase transmembrane domain-containing protein, which produces MKKTNLIVSAFIFALFIYILYKFDVFSQLGLMLKTADYSLVFLSFLVYLSVYFFRALRLRLYIEEVSIAEMFSVIGVHTFFNNILPFRSGETSFPIILKKLFSIEITKSSMVLLGARIFDLVSLSILFLFSLFFVSFSDRRLIFFPIIAVLIMGFLLVLSYKILHFFKGKVPFFEKILLVSAIFVKIDKLVMMFLFSILIWSLKFTAFMLILKAAHLNIGFFKTIFVSTFAELTTVLPIHSFGGFGTFEAGMVGGFSLIGIDPKEALPYAVYFHSLVLLISGVMAISGWIYLSFKVRKG; this is translated from the coding sequence GTGAAGAAAACTAATCTGATAGTATCTGCTTTTATTTTTGCTCTTTTTATATACATCCTTTATAAATTTGATGTTTTTTCACAACTTGGTTTAATGTTGAAAACGGCAGATTATTCTTTGGTTTTTCTTTCTTTTCTGGTTTATCTTTCTGTTTATTTTTTCAGGGCTCTAAGGCTAAGGCTTTATATAGAAGAGGTTTCTATTGCAGAGATGTTTTCAGTAATAGGAGTTCATACGTTCTTTAATAATATCTTACCTTTCCGCTCAGGTGAAACTTCTTTTCCAATAATTTTGAAAAAGCTTTTTAGTATTGAAATAACAAAATCATCAATGGTCCTTTTAGGCGCAAGGATATTTGACCTTGTTTCTCTTTCTATACTTTTCCTTTTTTCTCTATTTTTTGTTTCATTTTCTGATAGAAGATTGATATTTTTTCCTATAATAGCTGTACTAATAATGGGGTTTCTTCTGGTTCTTTCCTATAAAATACTTCACTTTTTTAAAGGAAAGGTTCCTTTTTTTGAAAAGATCTTGCTGGTTTCCGCCATATTTGTAAAGATAGATAAGCTTGTTATGATGTTTCTTTTTTCAATTCTTATATGGAGTTTAAAATTTACAGCATTTATGTTAATTTTGAAAGCTGCTCATCTTAACATTGGATTTTTCAAGACTATTTTTGTTTCCACTTTTGCCGAGCTTACAACGGTGTTGCCGATTCACAGTTTTGGTGGATTTGGAACTTTTGAAGCTGGTATGGTTGGTGGATTTTCTCTTATAGGAATAGATCCAAAGGAAGCTTTACCTTATGCTGTCTATTTTCATTCTCTTGTGTTGCTTATTTCTGGTGTTATGGCTATTTCTGGCTGGATTTATTTGTCTTTTAAAGTTAGAAAAGGATAA
- a CDS encoding radical SAM protein, which produces MNKLFIFETEDGFQIESVFYRGDTLCVSTQVGCPVRCNFCASGSNGFLRNLSCDEIVSQYEILKEKLNIRGIAIAGIGEPTANWKNVINALNYFKSQNLKVTITTTGFNTEGFKAILLAKHDGVTFSVHGFSKTVREKLFPNSFPFEKSKEIFEKHIKNLSKSQRKKYQIGYLLLKGVNHSEKELSLLSEFAGKYSLTVMLMMYNKTHHNCFLPVSEKEYEDAFLFLRKKKIRTTLSNRFRTDPLGGCGTLTINRK; this is translated from the coding sequence TTGAATAAACTATTTATTTTTGAAACAGAAGATGGATTTCAGATAGAATCTGTTTTCTACAGAGGTGATACTTTATGTGTTTCAACTCAGGTAGGTTGCCCTGTCAGATGCAACTTTTGTGCATCTGGAAGTAACGGATTTTTAAGAAATCTCTCCTGTGATGAAATAGTTTCCCAATATGAAATTCTAAAAGAAAAGCTAAACATAAGGGGAATAGCTATCGCCGGAATAGGGGAACCCACAGCTAACTGGAAAAATGTTATAAACGCTTTAAACTATTTTAAAAGTCAGAATCTTAAAGTAACAATTACAACTACAGGCTTCAATACCGAAGGATTCAAAGCTATTTTGCTCGCAAAACATGATGGAGTCACATTTTCAGTTCACGGGTTTTCAAAAACTGTGAGAGAAAAACTTTTTCCTAACAGCTTTCCCTTTGAAAAATCAAAAGAGATTTTTGAAAAACATATAAAGAATTTATCAAAAAGTCAGAGAAAGAAATATCAGATAGGATATTTGTTGCTAAAAGGAGTTAACCACAGCGAAAAAGAACTTTCCTTGCTTTCTGAATTTGCTGGAAAATACAGTTTAACAGTAATGCTAATGATGTATAACAAAACACACCACAACTGTTTCCTGCCGGTATCAGAAAAAGAGTACGAAGATGCGTTTCTGTTTCTAAGGAAAAAGAAAATTCGAACAACTCTAAGTAACAGATTCAGGACAGACCCGTTAGGCGGATGCGGAACATTAACTATTAACAGGAAATAG
- a CDS encoding PSP1 domain-containing protein, translated as MKTVLKFKYFDTEKTGIAVAPIDFKAEYNEKVVVETDRGVEIVKTLAVYTICEETFNSFGFKEESVFKVLRKPTDDDLEKFAENRNFCQEAIPICKEKIAKHKLPMKLVKAYTTLNRERLVFYFTSETRVDFRQLVRDLASHFKLRIELRQIGVRDEVKMIGSIGMCGKECCCKQYLECFDSISLTMARIQGLPPNPAKLSGVCGRLMCCLKYEEPIYKIREFLPQIGDIISIDGTKAKVLDVNIPTEKITVEVDSGVKKQIDIKNFIPEDEWEKYIQEVKRCVDDKFKCFTKTHIEAEEEIPEQFE; from the coding sequence ATGAAAACAGTTTTGAAATTCAAATACTTTGACACTGAAAAAACAGGAATAGCTGTTGCTCCCATAGATTTTAAAGCAGAGTATAATGAAAAAGTTGTGGTAGAAACAGATAGGGGAGTTGAAATAGTTAAAACTCTCGCCGTCTATACTATATGTGAAGAAACGTTCAATTCTTTCGGATTCAAAGAAGAATCAGTTTTCAAAGTATTAAGGAAGCCAACTGATGATGACCTTGAAAAATTTGCTGAAAATAGAAATTTCTGTCAGGAAGCCATTCCCATATGCAAAGAGAAAATAGCAAAACATAAGCTACCTATGAAGCTTGTAAAAGCTTACACCACCTTAAACAGAGAAAGGCTCGTTTTCTACTTCACATCTGAAACACGGGTTGATTTTAGACAACTTGTAAGAGATCTTGCTTCCCACTTTAAATTAAGAATAGAACTCCGCCAGATAGGTGTAAGAGACGAAGTAAAAATGATAGGTTCTATTGGAATGTGCGGAAAAGAGTGTTGTTGTAAGCAGTATTTAGAATGTTTTGATTCCATTTCTCTTACAATGGCAAGGATACAGGGACTTCCTCCCAACCCCGCAAAACTGTCTGGTGTATGTGGAAGACTTATGTGCTGCCTTAAGTATGAAGAGCCGATTTACAAAATAAGAGAATTTCTTCCCCAGATAGGAGATATTATTTCAATAGACGGAACAAAAGCTAAAGTGCTTGATGTAAACATACCCACCGAAAAGATCACAGTTGAAGTTGACTCAGGCGTAAAAAAGCAGATAGACATTAAAAACTTTATCCCTGAAGATGAATGGGAAAAGTATATACAGGAGGTAAAGAGATGTGTTGATGATAAATTCAAATGTTTTACTAAAACCCACATTGAAGCTGAAGAAGAGATACCAGAACAGTTTGAATAA
- a CDS encoding flagellin, translating into MRVADINLFYLFKKYDNIRQKELERYNLEAASGKKLLKPSDDIVSFARSQRYKKLNKQLETYLRNSTMVLNQLESAESTMGTIVNSAEAVRVKIVQILNTGVITDDQAKTLKDYFLKMKDYIINQANLSIGDNYVFGGVKSKTQPFLSDGTYQGETQETTVPVSKGVELNTTFNGAEYMGVNYASGKILVVDVIDAIVNAIDTGNIENLNNLTIDVDLDNTGTTTQMKLLDAFDKGLSKMMVHRSKIGSQIATLNDLKTQNESLKLKFTNLVSEIEDADFSEVVSNLQKSQTAYQALLAAVAGTKDLSLLNFIK; encoded by the coding sequence ATGAGAGTGGCAGATATTAACCTTTTTTATCTTTTTAAAAAATATGACAATATAAGGCAGAAGGAACTTGAAAGATATAACCTTGAAGCAGCATCAGGGAAAAAACTTCTTAAACCTTCAGATGATATAGTTAGTTTTGCAAGAAGCCAGAGATATAAAAAACTCAACAAACAGCTTGAAACATACCTGAGAAACAGCACCATGGTATTAAATCAGCTTGAAAGTGCTGAATCAACTATGGGCACAATTGTAAATTCCGCTGAAGCTGTAAGAGTAAAAATCGTTCAGATTTTAAACACCGGTGTAATTACAGATGACCAGGCTAAAACATTAAAGGACTATTTTCTTAAAATGAAAGACTACATAATAAATCAGGCAAATCTTTCCATCGGAGACAACTACGTTTTTGGTGGAGTAAAATCAAAAACACAACCTTTCCTATCTGATGGCACATATCAGGGAGAAACTCAAGAAACAACAGTCCCTGTATCAAAAGGTGTGGAACTGAACACAACCTTTAACGGCGCTGAATACATGGGTGTTAATTACGCAAGCGGTAAAATTCTTGTAGTTGACGTAATAGATGCTATCGTAAATGCGATAGATACAGGAAATATAGAAAATCTCAACAATCTTACAATAGATGTTGACCTTGATAATACAGGAACTACAACCCAGATGAAACTCCTTGATGCTTTTGATAAAGGCTTATCCAAAATGATGGTTCACAGGTCAAAAATCGGAAGTCAGATAGCAACATTAAATGACCTTAAAACCCAGAATGAATCACTAAAACTAAAATTCACAAACCTTGTATCTGAGATAGAAGATGCAGATTTTTCAGAAGTCGTATCAAATCTTCAAAAAAGCCAGACAGCATACCAGGCTCTTCTTGCAGCAGTAGCGGGAACAAAAGACTTAAGTCTCTTAAACTTTATCAAATAA